The following coding sequences are from one Rhineura floridana isolate rRhiFlo1 chromosome 2, rRhiFlo1.hap2, whole genome shotgun sequence window:
- the KIAA2012 gene encoding uncharacterized protein KIAA2012 homolog gives MENQLDNLPQSASLSHMEPYLAHSVIPASKMERVPESDSAIMELLDHREEIKESSRMGMHSSEKQSGLQEGGGGGGGGRKTMMPEKNSKPSKATNLNMAGNILEDKVMTRRKKPVLVGTGAVAKVQKKSRKKEEHQSRTEFVVGKPRWKKALGKTVTYSKDKPADVRRSETPEEPNQDEEKADANGEVEQIRSLVEEGGGREEEMGSTADQSPPPSSPLMEEHPLPLEEDQPSAKEFLHPSRPHPDLANEMATVSHPIVSTANGPQLDAVQSSELPEDPPQNEEEERRSWEQIIAERAEKRRLAVERRRREQEEQKRKEQEQQERMERMKEGMEEEQRKRREEMSLRKQQLEEERQRQEAEATRQWEAERAAQERARRQLEEHRRKLLEMQKKKQEEEQERSEVEKHRQKERAMWLEEERRCLGEMAEEQRLEYETRKWEEEERARREAEERRKRAEEEARIALEEARKLALSLARQRAALEKEQQFQYKLFVEARGLERGQEISRPWVYSYFQHAFLKVGDED, from the exons GGAGAGAGTCCCTGAATCAGATAGTGCCATCATGGAGCTTCTTGACCACAGAGAGGAAATTAAGGAGAGCTCAAGAATGGGCATGCATTCATCTGAAAAACAGTCTGGGCtacaagaaggaggaggaggaggaggaggaggaagaaagacaaTGATGCCAGAAAAAAACAGCAAGCCATCTAAGGCCACCAATCTTAATATG GCTGGAAACATCTTAGAGGACAAAGTGATGACACGAAGGAAGAAACCTGTATTGGTGGGAACAggagcagtagcaaaagtccagAAAAAGAGTCGCAAGAAAGAGGAACACCAAAGCCGGACGGAATTTGTTGTAG GGAAACCAAGATGGAAAAAAGCCCTTGGGAAAACAGTTACTTATTCCAAGGACAAGCCAGCAGATGTCAGAAGATCAGAGACTCCCGAGGAACCAAACCAAGATGAAGAAAAAGCGGATGCAAATGGTGAAGTGGAGCAGATCCGTTCTCTTgtagaagaaggaggaggaagagaagaagaaatGGGAAGCACTGCTGATCAAAGCCCTCCTCCTTCCAGCCCTCTCATGGAAGAACACCCCTTGCCACTTGAGGAAGACCAGCCTTCTGCCAAAGAGTTTCTCCATCCTTCTAGGCCTCATCCAGATCTTGCTAATGAGATGGCCACTGTTTCCCATCCAATAGTCTCCACTGCAAATGGGCCCCAGCTTGATGCAGTTCAAAGCAGTGAGCTTCCAGAA GATCCCCCTCAGAACGAAGAGGAGGAGAGACGATCATGGGAACAGATAATAGCCGAGAGGGCAGAGAAAAGGCGGCTGGCGGTAGAGAGAAGGCGGAGGGAGCAGGAGGAGCAGAAGCGGAAAGAGCAAGAGCAGCAGGAGCGGATGGAGAGAATGAAGGAAGGAATGGAAGAGGAGCAgcggaagaggagggaggagatgaG TCTAAGGAAACAGCAGCTAGAAGAAGAGCGCCAGCGTCAAGAGGCGGAGGCAACAAGGCAGTGGGAAGCTGAGAGGGCAGCCCAAGAACGGGCAAGGCGGCAACTGGAGGAACACCGCAGGAAACTTCTAGAAATGCAGAAGAAAAAGCAGGAGGAAGAACAAGAACGCTCAG AAGTGGAGAAGCATAGACAGAAAGAAAGGGCAATGTGGCTGGAAGAGGAACGCCGATGTTTAGGTGAGATGGCAGAAGAGCAGCGCTTGGAGTATGAGACCAGGAAGTGGGAAGAAGAAGAGCGAGCGAGGCGTGAGGCTGAGGAGAGAAGGAAAAGAGCTGAGGAAGAGGCTAGGATTGCTTTAGAGGAAGCGAGGAAGCTAGCCTTATCACTGGCAAG ACAAAGAGCAGCGTTGGAAAAGGAACAGCAATTCCAATATAAGTTGTTTGTGGAAGCCAGGGGACTAGAGCGAGGGCAGGAGATTTCACGTCCATGGGTTTATTCGTATTTCcagcatgcttttttaaaagtgggAGATGAAGATTAA